The proteins below are encoded in one region of Levilactobacillus namurensis:
- a CDS encoding transcriptional regulator: protein MQLDVSEGSLKVYEALASSVRLRIIRLLSEHPMSVKDLATALDLSSPIVTKHLNKLTEAELITSKRVGHQKVSSLKVDTIDVKFPHQIYPKFKVHKNAIPVGHYTEYSVEPSCGLAGPDGYIGKVDNPKYFMFADRMTAGMIWFNNGFVEYQTPNFVGQDEQLEMLDLSMELGSEFPFSNNTWPSDITFFINGKEIGTWRSPGDFSDIRGKYTPDWVPDNVNQYGILKILRVTDHGTYLDGQPFTDVCLKDLPADEDLWTIRFEIKPDAKKSGGCTLFGKGFGNYDQNIELSAYYS, encoded by the coding sequence ATGCAGTTAGATGTTTCAGAAGGCTCGCTCAAAGTTTATGAAGCGTTAGCCAGTTCGGTCCGATTACGAATTATTCGTCTGTTATCGGAACACCCTATGAGCGTCAAGGACTTGGCCACGGCTTTGGACCTGAGTAGCCCCATCGTCACCAAACACTTGAACAAGTTGACCGAAGCAGAGTTAATCACCAGCAAACGGGTCGGTCATCAGAAAGTTTCTTCATTAAAAGTCGATACCATCGACGTGAAATTTCCTCATCAGATCTATCCGAAATTCAAGGTTCATAAGAACGCAATCCCGGTGGGGCACTACACGGAGTACAGCGTGGAACCCTCCTGTGGGTTGGCGGGGCCGGACGGGTATATCGGAAAGGTCGATAACCCCAAGTACTTTATGTTTGCTGACCGGATGACGGCCGGGATGATCTGGTTTAACAACGGGTTCGTGGAGTACCAGACGCCGAACTTCGTGGGGCAGGATGAACAGCTCGAGATGCTGGACCTGTCCATGGAACTGGGCTCAGAGTTCCCCTTTTCCAACAATACCTGGCCGTCCGATATTACTTTCTTCATTAACGGTAAGGAAATCGGGACTTGGCGTAGCCCAGGGGACTTTTCGGATATCCGGGGGAAGTATACGCCGGACTGGGTTCCCGATAACGTTAACCAATACGGTATCCTAAAGATTCTGCGGGTCACGGACCACGGGACCTACCTGGACGGCCAACCCTTCACGGACGTTTGTTTAAAGGACTTACCAGCGGATGAGGACTTGTGGACCATTCGTTTCGAGATCAAGCCGGATGCCAAGAAGTCCGGGGGATGTACGCTCTTCGGCAAGGGCTTTGGGAACTATGACCAGAATATTGAACTGTCAGCTTACTATAGTTAG
- a CDS encoding glycoside hydrolase family 43 protein — MVQASDYINPLIVQRADPYIYKHTDGYYYFTASVPAYNLIEIRRAKTLNGLANAAPRTVWRKHPDGSGAMSQLIWAPELHYIDGKWFIYFAASHTKEFDHNGMFQHRMYCIECDNPDPMRDEADWTEHGQIVTPLDTFALDATVFEAQNKLYYVWAQKDPAIKGNSNIYIAEMENPWTLKTKPVMLTKPEYDWETKIFWVNEGPAILHRNGRFFLTYSASATDENYAMGMLTVDENADLLDPANWQKSKTPVFQSNMPIHQYGPGHNSFTVAEDDKTDILVYHCRNYTDIKGDPLYDPNRHTMVQPFTWNDDGTPNFGKPVPYNYD, encoded by the coding sequence ATGGTACAAGCATCAGATTACATCAACCCCTTGATTGTCCAACGGGCTGACCCCTACATCTACAAGCACACTGACGGTTACTACTACTTCACCGCTTCGGTACCTGCTTACAACCTGATTGAGATTCGGCGGGCCAAGACTTTAAACGGTTTAGCGAACGCCGCACCCCGGACTGTTTGGCGTAAGCACCCAGATGGTAGCGGTGCCATGAGCCAGTTGATCTGGGCGCCAGAACTGCACTACATCGATGGCAAGTGGTTCATCTACTTCGCCGCTTCCCACACTAAGGAATTCGACCACAACGGGATGTTCCAACACCGGATGTACTGCATCGAATGTGACAATCCAGATCCCATGCGCGACGAAGCTGACTGGACCGAACATGGTCAAATCGTGACGCCATTAGACACCTTCGCCTTAGATGCCACGGTCTTTGAAGCCCAAAACAAGTTATACTACGTCTGGGCACAAAAGGATCCAGCCATCAAAGGGAACTCCAACATCTACATCGCCGAAATGGAAAACCCTTGGACGTTGAAGACCAAGCCGGTCATGTTGACCAAGCCAGAATACGACTGGGAAACCAAGATCTTCTGGGTCAACGAAGGTCCAGCTATCTTACACCGGAACGGTCGCTTCTTCCTGACCTACTCCGCCAGTGCGACTGACGAAAACTACGCCATGGGAATGTTGACCGTCGATGAAAACGCCGACCTCTTGGATCCTGCCAACTGGCAGAAGTCTAAGACCCCCGTCTTCCAAAGCAACATGCCGATTCACCAATACGGTCCCGGCCACAACTCCTTTACGGTGGCTGAAGACGACAAGACCGATATCTTGGTTTACCACTGCCGGAACTACACCGACATCAAGGGTGACCCACTGTACGATCCTAACCGGCATACGATGGTTCAACCATTTACTTGGAATGACGATGGGACGCCGAACTTCGGCAAGCCAGTTCCTTACAACTATGACTAA
- a CDS encoding AraC family transcriptional regulator translates to MAQPAYISISCLPLPTFIEGGYVTFHAGDRHHLQFFILMLMEKGELYIAEDGVNYTVKAGEMFILRPLHHHYSWHVMTEDTAYYWLHFYVTGRWEQQTSLVPMGSVINVPTLHHYTPVETLYLAKHVKMRHPRRLAEMTQQIFKNSEATESYGFWQAQQLFIDVLQEIQVQSQQESAMVQLSDQLQRYLRDHFNEKITSATLSREFHFHPNHLIRTLKATTGLTPTEYLRQYRMEEAEKRLLNTTMSETEIAQDVGFQNIYYFSTVFKQYTGMAPTQYRQSQTNLTVVPNDRQVPECNP, encoded by the coding sequence ATGGCACAACCAGCCTACATTTCCATTTCGTGTTTGCCACTACCAACCTTTATTGAAGGGGGGTATGTGACCTTTCACGCGGGTGACCGGCATCATTTACAGTTCTTTATCCTGATGTTGATGGAAAAGGGGGAACTGTACATTGCTGAAGATGGGGTGAACTATACGGTCAAGGCCGGTGAGATGTTTATCCTGCGTCCCTTGCATCACCACTATTCTTGGCACGTGATGACGGAAGACACCGCGTATTATTGGTTGCACTTTTACGTGACCGGTCGTTGGGAGCAACAGACCAGTCTGGTGCCCATGGGATCGGTGATCAACGTTCCGACGTTGCACCACTACACTCCGGTTGAGACGCTGTACCTGGCGAAACACGTCAAGATGCGCCATCCCCGCCGACTGGCCGAGATGACCCAGCAGATCTTTAAGAACAGCGAGGCTACCGAATCGTACGGGTTCTGGCAAGCTCAGCAGCTCTTTATCGATGTTTTGCAGGAGATTCAAGTTCAGTCGCAACAGGAGTCGGCCATGGTCCAGCTCTCCGATCAATTACAGCGCTATCTGCGGGATCACTTCAATGAAAAGATTACCAGTGCCACGTTGAGTCGGGAGTTTCATTTCCACCCGAACCACCTGATTCGGACGTTGAAGGCGACTACGGGCTTGACCCCGACGGAGTATCTCCGGCAGTACCGGATGGAAGAGGCGGAGAAGCGGTTGCTGAACACCACCATGTCGGAGACGGAAATCGCCCAAGACGTGGGTTTCCAAAACATCTATTATTTCTCAACGGTGTTCAAGCAGTACACGGGGATGGCTCCGACGCAGTATCGGCAGTCGCAGACTAACCTGACCGTGGTCCCGAATGACCGGCAAGTCCCCGAGTGTAACCCTTAA
- a CDS encoding oligosaccharide MFS transporter → MDNTAKTESKHFWGFPITHFSYFFIWAVVNGYLTLWMEQVAHLNGTESGAVFSMMAGISLIFQPIFGVVSDKLLFKKNLILTISIVGIFIGPYFQWVFMPILHINAFLVAIVTGTFLSFVLNGGVSVIEQYVQRASLANGFEYAHSRVGGSVAGVVASLVAGRIFLWQPNSIFWACTIAAIILTGLLIFSDKIDLDNAAAAGDTSNSLDMKTVLSVFKIKNLWVLAIFYMGASALFDVFDQQFIIFFKTFFDTAAQGTLVYSYMSSAQTAIEFCLMFPMPWIINKIGSRNGLLIYGFITCVRILGSALSPNWIWVVGFRLLAGLEMPLLLTSIMKYIAGAFDIRLYATVYALASNFAKQISVFIFSSVAGKMYDVIGYQHTYVIMGIVVFFITLFAVFFLKKEDPVQAGEVEDPNAKSETSTSAD, encoded by the coding sequence ATGGATAATACTGCAAAAACTGAATCAAAACATTTCTGGGGATTCCCCATTACCCACTTTAGTTACTTCTTTATCTGGGCGGTCGTTAACGGTTATCTGACCCTCTGGATGGAGCAAGTGGCGCATTTGAACGGAACCGAATCTGGTGCCGTGTTCTCCATGATGGCCGGGATTTCATTGATCTTCCAACCAATCTTTGGGGTTGTTTCTGATAAGTTACTCTTTAAGAAGAACCTGATCCTGACGATTTCTATCGTTGGTATCTTCATTGGACCGTACTTCCAATGGGTCTTCATGCCAATCCTGCACATCAACGCCTTCTTAGTGGCCATCGTCACTGGGACGTTCCTGAGTTTCGTCTTAAACGGTGGGGTTTCCGTTATTGAACAATACGTTCAACGGGCCAGCCTGGCGAACGGCTTCGAATACGCCCACTCTCGGGTCGGTGGTTCCGTTGCCGGGGTTGTCGCTTCCTTAGTTGCCGGCCGGATCTTCCTCTGGCAACCAAACTCCATCTTCTGGGCCTGCACCATCGCTGCGATTATCTTAACTGGTTTACTGATCTTCAGTGACAAGATTGACTTAGATAACGCCGCAGCTGCCGGTGACACGTCCAACTCCTTGGATATGAAGACGGTTCTGTCCGTGTTCAAGATCAAGAACCTCTGGGTTTTGGCGATCTTCTACATGGGTGCTTCCGCACTGTTCGATGTCTTTGACCAACAATTCATCATCTTCTTCAAGACGTTCTTCGACACCGCTGCTCAAGGGACGCTGGTTTACAGTTACATGAGTTCCGCTCAAACTGCGATTGAATTCTGCTTGATGTTCCCGATGCCTTGGATCATCAACAAGATTGGTTCTCGGAATGGTCTGTTAATTTACGGGTTCATTACTTGTGTCCGGATCTTAGGGTCTGCATTATCCCCTAACTGGATCTGGGTCGTGGGCTTCCGTCTGTTGGCTGGTCTGGAAATGCCATTGCTGTTGACTTCCATCATGAAGTACATTGCCGGTGCCTTCGATATCCGTCTGTACGCCACGGTTTACGCCTTAGCGTCTAACTTCGCTAAGCAAATCTCCGTCTTCATCTTCTCGTCTGTTGCTGGGAAGATGTACGATGTGATCGGTTACCAACACACTTACGTGATTATGGGAATCGTGGTCTTCTTCATTACCCTGTTCGCTGTCTTCTTCCTGAAGAAGGAAGACCCTGTTCAAGCTGGTGAAGTTGAAGATCCAAATGCCAAGTCAGAGACCTCGACATCTGCTGACTGA
- a CDS encoding alpha-N-arabinofuranosidase: protein MHAKLTIDPTNQISKIDDRLYSALIEHLGRGVYDGLYNPGNAHSDDNGFRQDVVKAVKDLNIDLIRYPGGNFVSGYNWEDGIGPKDQRPTRLDLAWRSIETNQFGLHEFMKWTQQTGTRPDMAVNLGSRGIDAARNLIEYCNFPGGTYWSDLRKKNGAEKPFNIKTWCLGNEMDGDWQIGHKTAEEYGRLAHETAKVMRLVDPDIDLVVSGSSTREMATFGSWEETVLDHTYDDVDYLSLHRYYDNQENDLENFLAKSIDFDEFISGIVAVCDAVKARKHSTKTLNLALDEWNVWYHSHKQDDETAPWQHAPHLLEDHYNFEDALMVGTMLITLLKHADRVKIACLAQLVNVIAPIMTDDQGIWLQSIFFPFMQVSKYGRGIALAPKQTTPTYNSKDFQDVPVLDSLAVYNPDQHEVVVFAENKGQTPLDFSTELREFTAKNLVEATQFCGYGIKETNEDQHMHLQPNTQVTVDAHQLSTTLAPLSWNMFRIQVAD, encoded by the coding sequence ATGCACGCAAAACTCACCATTGACCCCACGAACCAGATTTCTAAGATTGATGACCGGCTCTACAGCGCCCTGATCGAACATCTGGGTCGCGGCGTCTACGACGGGCTCTATAACCCGGGAAATGCTCATTCAGATGACAATGGCTTTCGTCAAGACGTGGTCAAAGCCGTCAAAGACCTCAACATCGATCTGATCCGCTATCCCGGGGGTAACTTCGTCTCCGGTTATAACTGGGAAGACGGCATCGGCCCCAAAGATCAACGGCCAACGCGCTTAGACCTGGCTTGGCGGAGTATCGAAACCAACCAATTTGGGTTACACGAATTCATGAAGTGGACCCAGCAGACCGGCACGCGGCCGGACATGGCGGTCAACCTAGGAAGCCGGGGCATCGACGCCGCCCGGAACCTGATTGAATACTGCAACTTCCCCGGCGGGACTTACTGGAGTGATCTCCGGAAGAAGAACGGGGCCGAAAAGCCGTTTAACATTAAGACCTGGTGCTTAGGAAACGAAATGGACGGCGACTGGCAGATTGGCCACAAGACCGCCGAGGAATACGGCCGGTTGGCTCACGAAACCGCGAAAGTCATGCGGTTAGTCGATCCCGACATTGACCTGGTTGTTAGCGGGAGTTCGACCCGGGAAATGGCCACCTTTGGCAGCTGGGAAGAGACCGTTCTCGACCACACCTACGACGATGTCGACTACCTCTCCCTCCACCGCTACTACGACAACCAAGAAAACGACCTCGAAAACTTCTTGGCGAAGTCCATCGACTTCGACGAATTCATTAGCGGCATCGTGGCCGTCTGTGACGCCGTCAAGGCTCGCAAACACAGTACCAAGACCTTAAACTTGGCCCTGGACGAATGGAACGTCTGGTACCACTCCCACAAGCAAGACGACGAGACGGCTCCGTGGCAACACGCGCCCCACTTGTTGGAAGACCACTACAACTTCGAAGACGCCTTGATGGTCGGTACCATGCTGATTACCCTCTTGAAACACGCTGACCGGGTCAAAATCGCTTGCTTGGCTCAGCTGGTCAACGTCATCGCCCCAATCATGACGGATGATCAGGGCATCTGGCTCCAGTCGATCTTCTTCCCGTTCATGCAGGTCTCCAAGTACGGTCGGGGGATTGCGTTAGCACCTAAGCAGACCACACCGACCTACAACAGTAAGGACTTCCAAGACGTTCCCGTCTTAGATAGCCTAGCTGTCTACAATCCTGACCAACACGAAGTCGTGGTCTTTGCCGAAAACAAGGGCCAGACTCCACTGGACTTCAGTACTGAATTGCGTGAATTCACGGCTAAGAACTTAGTCGAAGCCACCCAATTCTGCGGTTACGGGATCAAGGAGACCAACGAAGACCAACACATGCACCTGCAGCCCAACACCCAGGTCACGGTCGACGCTCACCAGCTCAGCACCACGCTAGCCCCACTGTCCTGGAACATGTTCCGCATCCAGGTGGCCGATTGA
- a CDS encoding GntR family transcriptional regulator, whose translation MENKYQKVKDGLKEDIISGKFKVNDKLPTESELMKQYAVSRYTVRRAVGDLESDHFIYRIQGGGMFVQDWHKDWSTPTDTKLIGVITTHIADYIFPNIISGIDQVLSQAGYSILLSNTHNTHEKERKSLINMLDSKVAGLIIEPTQSALPNPNQDLYQEIKDDELPTLFINAHYPKYDFPYVDTDDLEAEQQLVNYLFDLGHQSILGIFQVDDIQGVNRMNGFVRAYQQRPELSYMSNIIMYQSGEDSQKLFERIMNYLRQADAPTAIACYNDQLAIEVIDFLKSQDLQVPDQLSVVGFDNYQMGEYFTPSLTTVNHEKEQMGADAAHMLVKLLNRESVDSITYEPELVKRHSAIHHESK comes from the coding sequence ATGGAGAATAAATATCAAAAAGTCAAAGATGGCTTAAAAGAAGACATCATTTCGGGGAAGTTTAAGGTCAACGACAAGCTTCCCACGGAATCAGAACTGATGAAGCAATACGCGGTCAGTCGTTACACCGTGCGACGGGCCGTGGGCGACTTGGAAAGTGACCACTTTATCTACCGAATTCAGGGTGGGGGCATGTTCGTCCAGGATTGGCATAAGGATTGGTCAACCCCGACGGACACCAAGCTAATTGGGGTCATTACCACCCACATCGCCGACTATATCTTTCCCAACATTATTTCGGGCATCGACCAGGTCTTGTCGCAGGCGGGCTACTCAATCTTACTGAGCAACACCCACAACACCCACGAGAAGGAACGGAAGAGTCTGATTAACATGTTGGACAGTAAGGTCGCGGGGCTGATTATCGAACCCACGCAGAGTGCTTTGCCGAATCCTAATCAAGATCTGTACCAGGAAATCAAGGACGATGAGTTACCCACGCTGTTTATTAACGCCCACTATCCCAAGTACGACTTTCCGTACGTGGATACGGACGATTTAGAGGCGGAGCAACAGTTGGTCAATTACCTCTTTGACCTGGGGCACCAAAGCATCCTGGGCATCTTCCAAGTGGACGATATTCAGGGGGTCAACCGGATGAACGGGTTCGTCCGGGCCTACCAACAGCGGCCGGAACTTTCCTATATGAGTAACATCATCATGTACCAATCCGGGGAAGATTCCCAAAAGTTGTTCGAGCGTATCATGAACTACTTGCGGCAAGCGGACGCCCCAACGGCGATTGCGTGCTACAACGACCAACTGGCAATCGAAGTGATTGATTTCCTGAAGTCCCAAGACTTACAGGTTCCCGACCAGCTTTCAGTGGTGGGCTTCGATAACTACCAGATGGGGGAATACTTTACGCCTAGTCTGACCACGGTCAACCACGAGAAGGAACAGATGGGGGCCGATGCGGCGCACATGTTGGTCAAGTTACTGAATCGGGAGTCGGTAGACTCAATTACCTACGAGCCCGAATTGGTTAAACGGCATTCGGCGATTCATCACGAGTCAAAATAA